Proteins found in one Methanomassiliicoccales archaeon genomic segment:
- a CDS encoding Mut7-C RNAse domain-containing protein yields the protein MLAEPKFLADGMLGSLARWLRMMGYDTTYYSVLEDDELLKMAKEQGRLLLTRDQDLAARGGRYAILITEENLEEQLLQLVHELGLRTDLEMSRCTECNGALESVSKEEVKGRVPQRTLQLQDQFHRCLSCGKIYWKGTHWANIQRRIAGIEARSDRNPR from the coding sequence ATGCTGGCTGAGCCTAAATTCCTGGCGGATGGGATGCTAGGATCTCTGGCGCGCTGGCTGAGGATGATGGGATATGACACTACCTATTATAGCGTGCTTGAGGACGATGAGCTTCTAAAAATGGCGAAGGAACAAGGAAGGCTGCTTCTCACGCGAGACCAAGACCTAGCTGCCCGTGGCGGGCGATACGCCATTTTGATCACTGAAGAGAATTTGGAGGAGCAGCTTTTACAATTGGTGCATGAGCTTGGTCTAAGAACCGATTTGGAGATGAGCAGATGCACAGAATGCAATGGTGCCTTGGAGAGCGTGAGCAAAGAGGAGGTGAAGGGGAGGGTGCCACAAAGGACCTTGCAGTTGCAAGATCAGTTCCATCGCTGCCTATCCTGCGGCAAGATCTATTGGAAAGGAACGCACTGGGCCAATATCCAGCGACGTATAGCAGGCATCGAGGCTAGAAGCGATAGAAATCCTCGCTGA
- a CDS encoding 2,5-diamino-6-(ribosylamino)-4(3H)-pyrimidinone 5'-phosphate reductase encodes MRPHVIVNCAMTADGKIAGRARKQVRISSPEDLERVQRLRAECDAILVGVNTIISDDPHLTVKGLDRQRNPLRVVLDSKGRTPQSARVLDERARTLIATCEECSKEWEGAETVRLGKEKVDLHQLMRELELRGVSRLMVEGGGETIWSFFKEGLVDEYVVFVGSMVLGGRDAPSPVDGEGFDEGKCVRLRLIECKVLGDGVLLKYEVMKNAG; translated from the coding sequence ATGAGACCTCATGTTATAGTAAACTGCGCCATGACCGCCGACGGGAAAATCGCCGGAAGGGCGCGGAAGCAGGTGAGGATATCGTCCCCTGAGGACTTGGAACGAGTGCAGCGGCTGCGCGCGGAGTGCGATGCCATTCTGGTAGGCGTGAACACAATAATATCAGACGATCCTCACCTGACGGTGAAGGGGTTAGACCGGCAGCGTAATCCGTTGCGTGTGGTGCTAGACTCGAAAGGAAGGACTCCGCAGAGTGCCAGAGTGCTCGATGAACGAGCGAGAACTCTCATAGCCACCTGCGAGGAATGCAGCAAGGAATGGGAGGGGGCGGAGACGGTGCGCCTGGGCAAAGAGAAGGTCGATTTACACCAATTGATGCGGGAGCTAGAGCTCAGGGGGGTGAGCAGGCTAATGGTGGAGGGAGGGGGTGAAACGATATGGTCCTTCTTCAAAGAGGGACTGGTGGACGAATATGTCGTATTCGTCGGCTCAATGGTGCTGGGAGGGAGGGATGCGCCCTCGCCCGTGGACGGGGAAGGATTCGATGAGGGGAAGTGTGTCAGATTAAGGCTAATCGAATGCAAAGTACTGGGTGACGGTGTGCTCTTAAAGTACGAGGTCATGAAGAATGCTGGCTGA
- a CDS encoding PAC2 family protein produces MNGIDIIDIKEKNIKGAYVIDGFPSVGLVGSIVANYLVSFLNLEQIAVVDSIYFPSISLVREGVPLSPVRVYGGSLGTKGQEKVVVFVSEFQPAQDILKPLAITMMDWVEDHKCKMVISPEGLLSKDDSERIEALAKASSEKLAEYGAAISDDAIEPGAGVRVWGVGSTPSVRQIMKQIDVKTFENGVIAGFAGVLLNEGVARDFDVLTLLAEAHAEYPDARAAAAIMTVIDRMLLHVELDLKPLLEEAALIEDTLKEIQKKAINEEESSKRKTSYMYG; encoded by the coding sequence ATGAACGGGATAGATATAATCGACATTAAAGAGAAGAACATCAAGGGCGCGTACGTCATCGACGGCTTCCCCTCTGTGGGCTTGGTAGGTTCCATTGTGGCCAATTATTTGGTGAGCTTTCTCAATTTGGAACAGATAGCCGTGGTCGATTCCATCTACTTCCCTTCCATTTCTTTAGTGCGCGAGGGTGTACCATTGAGTCCTGTGAGGGTTTATGGCGGCTCTTTGGGAACCAAGGGCCAAGAGAAGGTGGTGGTCTTCGTCTCCGAGTTCCAACCCGCCCAGGACATACTCAAGCCCTTGGCCATCACCATGATGGATTGGGTAGAGGATCACAAATGCAAGATGGTCATCTCCCCCGAAGGCCTACTAAGCAAAGATGACTCTGAGCGCATTGAAGCTTTGGCCAAAGCCAGCTCAGAAAAATTAGCCGAATATGGCGCGGCCATATCTGACGATGCCATCGAGCCAGGAGCTGGAGTAAGGGTTTGGGGAGTGGGTTCCACGCCCTCAGTCAGGCAGATAATGAAGCAGATCGATGTGAAGACGTTCGAGAATGGGGTCATTGCAGGCTTCGCGGGCGTGCTGCTGAATGAGGGCGTAGCTAGAGATTTTGACGTCTTGACCCTCCTGGCCGAAGCGCATGCTGAATACCCTGATGCTAGGGCTGCGGCGGCGATTATGACCGTGATCGACCGCATGCTGCTACACGTGGAATTGGATCTAAAACCGCTGCTGGAGGAGGCGGCCCTCATAGAGGATACCCTTAAGGAGATACAGAAGAAGGCCATAAACGAAGAAGAGAGCTCCAAGAGGAAGACCAGCTATATGTATGGCTGA
- the rtcA gene encoding RNA 3'-terminal phosphate cyclase: MPNSSKDNSTPWRAETRLEAEGLIEVDGARGEGGGQIIRTSVALSSLIGQETRICNIRAGRPNPGLQAQHVCAIEGVARLCDAVVKGNRVGSTEILFSPGRVKPGQYKMSVGTAGSVTLVLQACLLASARTPQPFIFEVMGGTNVRWSPPIDFYELTLFPQLERMGARCALVEMKRGFYPEGGGRAVVRWEPPSRFLPLNLERRGGLKHLKGRVFTQNLPEHVAQRMAAAFRKSFLGANISLYTERSLGDSTGAGIFILADFENCLLSADGLGERGVPAEKVGEDAAQALKKEIHSAATVDAHAADQLLPFMALAEDESRVVVREITGHLQSQADLMRRFLNASIDFEPIDRGVLLRVKPQPYI; encoded by the coding sequence GTGCCTAATTCGTCAAAAGATAATTCAACTCCGTGGAGGGCAGAGACGCGTCTGGAGGCTGAGGGTTTGATAGAGGTTGATGGGGCGAGGGGGGAGGGGGGAGGCCAGATTATCAGGACCTCAGTGGCGCTTTCCTCCCTTATCGGACAGGAGACGCGCATTTGCAATATTAGAGCTGGCCGACCTAATCCTGGGCTGCAGGCACAGCATGTGTGCGCCATAGAGGGGGTGGCGCGACTTTGCGATGCAGTGGTGAAAGGCAATAGAGTGGGGTCGACAGAAATACTCTTCTCACCTGGAAGGGTAAAGCCAGGCCAGTATAAGATGAGCGTGGGTACCGCCGGCAGCGTGACCCTTGTGCTCCAGGCCTGCCTACTGGCCAGCGCTCGAACTCCACAACCTTTTATTTTCGAAGTAATGGGAGGTACGAACGTGCGTTGGTCCCCTCCCATAGACTTCTACGAGCTGACCCTGTTTCCGCAACTGGAAAGAATGGGTGCGAGATGCGCTCTAGTGGAGATGAAAAGAGGATTCTATCCAGAGGGGGGAGGGAGGGCTGTGGTGAGGTGGGAGCCACCATCCAGATTCCTGCCTTTGAACCTAGAGAGAAGAGGTGGACTTAAGCACCTCAAGGGAAGAGTCTTCACACAGAACCTTCCTGAGCATGTGGCCCAAAGAATGGCAGCGGCCTTTAGAAAATCATTTTTAGGCGCCAATATCAGCCTTTATACCGAGCGGAGCTTGGGTGATTCCACGGGAGCAGGCATATTCATTCTCGCAGATTTCGAGAATTGTCTCCTATCGGCAGATGGCCTTGGAGAGAGAGGAGTTCCAGCAGAGAAGGTGGGCGAGGATGCGGCCCAAGCCTTAAAGAAGGAGATTCACTCTGCGGCCACTGTGGATGCGCATGCCGCCGATCAGCTCCTCCCCTTTATGGCACTGGCAGAGGATGAGTCGCGGGTTGTGGTGCGAGAGATCACTGGACATCTGCAATCTCAGGCCGATCTGATGCGAAGATTCCTAAATGCCTCGATTGATTTCGAGCCCATCGACCGTGGCGTCCTGCTGCGTGTAAAGCCTCAGCCATACATATAG
- a CDS encoding cation:proton antiporter gives MLGNLQLLMQLGVIMLFAFIAASLASRFKQSVILGYIIVGALIGPYVSLNLFGIQYNGLVQDISFVEYLSQLGLVLLLFFLGLEFSFTKLRKIKGPATLLALLNTGVDLFMGVVLGMALGWPLVDTIFLAGVVAMGSAAITGKSLMELNRFSNPETEVLLGMMVMEDFVSMIVLAIMGGLIMQAGSIGLGAESIPNLLLGIGVFFAFFAFLAAVVIPRTASYLSQIKSDELFVLFALGMVFLSAALAEASGVPAIIGAFFLGMVFSETKLAERFGMRLTSFRDVFVAIFFVFFGMLIDPAMFPGIITVVLIAVPVALLGEMIILPAIAYLMGFSSRAAVSMGASMCGRGAESIMYASMGSGAAGVTKGAEINPFAGLFCFTMSLITPALIRFSDQIARFFSKLLPSYVKQGGAIMSRTMGKILLPSSLKLFKRSRRIEVSLIAYFLSLLVVAGTTGIWHWLTFFAALSLTVWISYMLKVELAPVVRSINYENLGASGKGSQQISHFIASFISISLLAILVVAFLFQLAWWLSLVVMASYAIALLLLMNHYAKIIRNPFTASAIRSPRPWSLETTTLVSLPHKSPERMKGEPSAIAPSQSVEREAHEPKRKWKYL, from the coding sequence ATGCTAGGGAACCTGCAGTTGTTGATGCAATTGGGGGTGATAATGCTCTTCGCCTTCATCGCAGCCTCACTGGCCTCGAGATTCAAGCAGAGCGTCATCTTGGGTTACATAATCGTTGGAGCGCTTATCGGCCCCTATGTCAGCTTGAACCTCTTTGGAATTCAGTACAATGGTCTAGTGCAAGACATCAGCTTTGTCGAATATCTCTCCCAGCTCGGCTTGGTCCTGTTACTCTTCTTCTTAGGCCTGGAGTTCTCCTTCACCAAGCTGCGCAAGATCAAAGGCCCTGCCACCCTGCTAGCGCTTTTGAATACTGGGGTGGATCTTTTCATGGGCGTGGTACTGGGCATGGCCTTGGGATGGCCCCTTGTGGATACCATATTCTTGGCTGGCGTAGTGGCCATGGGCAGCGCGGCCATTACTGGGAAGTCCCTCATGGAGCTCAATAGGTTCTCCAATCCCGAGACCGAGGTCCTCCTGGGGATGATGGTGATGGAAGACTTCGTCTCCATGATAGTGCTAGCTATCATGGGAGGTCTGATTATGCAGGCTGGAAGCATTGGGCTAGGGGCGGAGAGCATCCCGAATTTGCTCCTCGGCATCGGCGTCTTCTTCGCCTTCTTCGCCTTCCTGGCCGCCGTGGTGATACCCCGCACCGCCTCTTACCTCTCCCAGATAAAGAGCGACGAGCTCTTCGTCCTCTTCGCTTTGGGAATGGTCTTCCTCTCCGCGGCCCTGGCGGAGGCCTCAGGAGTGCCAGCGATAATAGGCGCCTTCTTCCTGGGCATGGTCTTCTCCGAGACCAAGCTCGCCGAGCGTTTCGGCATGCGCCTGACCTCTTTCAGAGACGTTTTCGTGGCCATATTCTTCGTCTTCTTCGGAATGCTTATCGATCCAGCAATGTTCCCTGGCATAATCACGGTGGTGCTGATCGCGGTCCCCGTAGCCCTGCTAGGGGAGATGATCATATTGCCGGCTATAGCTTACCTCATGGGCTTCAGCTCGCGCGCGGCAGTTTCCATGGGAGCATCCATGTGTGGAAGGGGTGCGGAGTCGATCATGTACGCGAGCATGGGCAGCGGGGCGGCAGGAGTAACCAAGGGAGCGGAAATCAACCCCTTCGCTGGCCTTTTCTGTTTCACCATGAGCCTCATCACTCCCGCACTTATCCGCTTCAGCGACCAGATAGCACGGTTTTTTTCCAAGCTGCTGCCATCCTACGTCAAGCAAGGGGGGGCCATAATGTCTAGGACCATGGGAAAAATCCTCCTTCCTTCTTCCCTCAAGCTTTTCAAGCGCAGCAGGAGGATAGAGGTGAGCCTTATAGCCTATTTCCTCTCCCTCTTGGTGGTTGCGGGGACTACTGGTATTTGGCATTGGCTGACTTTCTTCGCAGCCCTTAGCTTAACCGTCTGGATCTCCTATATGTTGAAGGTCGAGCTGGCCCCTGTGGTGCGCTCAATAAACTATGAGAATTTGGGGGCCAGTGGTAAAGGCTCCCAACAGATCAGCCATTTCATCGCCTCTTTCATCTCTATAAGCCTTCTGGCTATACTGGTGGTGGCCTTTTTATTCCAACTAGCCTGGTGGCTGAGCCTGGTGGTGATGGCTTCTTATGCCATAGCGCTGCTGTTGCTCATGAACCATTATGCCAAAATCATCCGCAATCCATTCACGGCATCGGCCATAAGGTCGCCCCGACCGTGGTCATTAGAGACGACTACTCTTGTATCATTACCGCATAAGTCTCCCGAAAGGATGAAAGGTGAACCCTCGGCCATTGCGCCTAGCCAATCCGTCGAGAGAGAGGCCCATGAGCCAAAAAGGAAATGGAAGTATCTTTAG
- a CDS encoding DUF1638 domain-containing protein has translation MRSSMRRRGRIMQSNGIRVGIVACEILKREIENLTKDDPDIVHREYLEFALHVDSAELKVRVRERVSALKGKVDAVFLGYGVCQSLRGVTKELEVPTSMLEADDCIAALLTPVEYEREKRKCTGTWFSSPGWAELGFKGAIKELHLDCMVDQGYDPMYFLKMLFTGYSRCLYISTNVEDEQGYVEKSKAFAELLSLRHECRGCDMSVLEKALMRAKELAYIERCSLGKCEQAVPEGCSR, from the coding sequence ATGCGCTCCTCTATGAGGAGAAGAGGACGCATCATGCAGAGCAATGGCATCCGGGTGGGAATCGTCGCATGCGAAATACTGAAACGTGAGATCGAGAATCTGACCAAAGACGATCCAGACATCGTGCACCGTGAGTACCTGGAATTCGCTCTGCATGTGGATTCGGCGGAATTGAAGGTAAGGGTCAGGGAGAGAGTCTCCGCGCTGAAGGGCAAGGTCGACGCAGTCTTCCTCGGATATGGGGTGTGCCAATCTTTAAGGGGCGTGACCAAGGAATTGGAGGTGCCCACATCCATGCTGGAGGCGGATGACTGCATCGCCGCTCTACTAACTCCAGTGGAGTACGAGAGGGAGAAGAGGAAATGCACCGGCACTTGGTTCTCCAGTCCGGGCTGGGCAGAGCTAGGGTTTAAGGGAGCTATAAAAGAGCTGCATCTGGATTGTATGGTGGATCAAGGCTACGATCCCATGTATTTTCTCAAGATGCTCTTCACTGGCTATTCGCGCTGCCTGTACATCTCGACCAATGTAGAAGATGAGCAGGGATATGTGGAGAAATCGAAAGCATTCGCCGAGCTGCTAAGTCTAAGGCACGAATGCCGAGGATGCGATATGAGCGTGCTGGAGAAAGCTTTGATGAGAGCCAAGGAATTGGCCTATATCGAAAGATGCTCTTTGGGCAAATGTGAACAGGCTGTCCCTGAAGGCTGTTCGCGATAA
- a CDS encoding Ig-like domain-containing protein, with protein sequence MKTRLRSTMAFVMVAMLAMAFAVPATVLAAPEPGDDAIFDELGEYGLWINTDLYPVNPMDPGYKIWAGYLVIYNVDKDESYNAYCLDYNKPLNYDDAMVIDDLLTAEEWCKVNWVLNNYQAEGAADPNLEAAAIQAVIWMITYNDDDLGISLANVSMRAAEIYGTIPANCAFPASLELSPACQSVGVGEAATITATVLDNNGNPMPGVEVAFHVHGCCDYDEFVTTDCNGEASIEVMCCHEGMMITVTAEVKGGYGRLVEHVLETGQDVVLLPGMLSDIACVRCCYYPDGYTMGFWKTNIGKLWGYDKGKGTQVTKDQVLYALAWIDDLTKKHVIPAFGSSYNGALDWLKDLTPKKAYDILNYEKPTTPMKMAKAQMLAMLLTAGLYEQTKGEGYYLNGCVDMPEGMEDISIHEAMHWIVTWYHEGKYSKAASLADYINNQPEGGY encoded by the coding sequence ATGAAAACGAGATTGAGGAGCACGATGGCGTTTGTCATGGTAGCGATGCTGGCCATGGCCTTCGCCGTGCCCGCAACGGTCCTGGCAGCGCCTGAGCCTGGCGATGACGCGATTTTCGATGAACTAGGGGAATATGGGCTGTGGATCAACACTGATTTATATCCAGTCAATCCGATGGATCCAGGTTACAAGATATGGGCTGGTTATCTTGTGATCTACAATGTGGACAAGGATGAGAGCTATAACGCTTATTGTCTTGACTACAACAAACCGTTGAACTATGACGACGCCATGGTAATCGACGATCTGCTGACCGCGGAAGAATGGTGCAAGGTCAACTGGGTGTTGAACAACTATCAGGCTGAGGGCGCGGCAGATCCGAATCTAGAGGCAGCTGCGATACAGGCGGTAATCTGGATGATAACCTACAATGATGATGACTTAGGAATCAGCCTGGCTAATGTTAGTATGAGGGCAGCAGAGATATATGGTACGATTCCGGCGAATTGCGCGTTCCCAGCTAGCCTTGAGCTGTCACCCGCTTGCCAGAGTGTGGGCGTGGGAGAGGCGGCAACGATAACGGCCACGGTGCTGGACAACAATGGAAACCCGATGCCGGGGGTGGAGGTAGCCTTCCATGTGCATGGATGCTGCGACTATGACGAGTTCGTTACCACGGATTGCAACGGCGAAGCATCGATCGAAGTCATGTGCTGCCATGAGGGCATGATGATCACCGTCACCGCTGAAGTGAAGGGAGGCTATGGAAGGCTGGTCGAACATGTGTTGGAGACCGGACAGGACGTGGTCCTGCTACCGGGAATGCTGAGCGACATAGCTTGCGTGCGGTGCTGCTACTATCCCGATGGCTATACCATGGGTTTCTGGAAGACCAACATTGGCAAGCTCTGGGGATATGACAAGGGAAAGGGAACCCAGGTGACTAAGGATCAGGTCCTATACGCACTGGCTTGGATAGATGATCTAACAAAAAAACACGTCATCCCAGCCTTCGGAAGCTCTTATAACGGAGCCTTGGACTGGCTGAAAGATTTGACGCCCAAGAAAGCCTATGATATCCTGAACTACGAGAAGCCCACTACACCTATGAAGATGGCGAAGGCGCAGATGCTAGCCATGCTCTTGACCGCAGGACTCTATGAGCAGACCAAGGGCGAGGGATACTATCTGAATGGGTGTGTCGACATGCCTGAAGGCATGGAGGACATTAGCATCCATGAGGCCATGCACTGGATCGTGACTTGGTACCATGAGGGCAAGTATTCCAAGGCGGCCTCTTTGGCTGACTACATCAACAATCAGCCTGAGGGCGGATATTGA
- a CDS encoding hotdog fold thioesterase — translation MGEPLIIYEDIEERLKAIDCSEYPIMMNMRTIKMTEEEVQVEMDLEGKRNSVGTAHGGAIFSLADQAFALACNMGKYTQVAKEASIRFLRPARGKLIATAKKRAEDEKGSVYEVEVREGNVLVAVFEGKGHKLLPR, via the coding sequence ATGGGAGAGCCGCTCATCATCTACGAGGATATTGAAGAAAGACTAAAGGCCATTGATTGCAGCGAATACCCTATTATGATGAATATGAGGACCATCAAGATGACAGAGGAGGAAGTACAGGTGGAGATGGACCTAGAGGGCAAACGGAACAGCGTAGGCACAGCCCATGGAGGAGCAATTTTCTCACTCGCTGATCAAGCATTCGCCCTGGCCTGCAATATGGGGAAATATACACAGGTCGCTAAGGAGGCTAGCATCAGATTCCTACGGCCGGCAAGAGGAAAATTGATTGCCACGGCCAAGAAGAGAGCAGAGGATGAAAAAGGCTCAGTCTATGAAGTGGAAGTGCGTGAAGGGAATGTGCTGGTAGCCGTATTCGAAGGAAAGGGGCATAAGCTACTGCCCAGGTAA
- a CDS encoding UPF0147 family protein translates to MVDADTKMKQIIDVLDQLAEDTSVPRNIRRGATSAKERLLQQKEALDVRAASAIFILDELANDPNIPLHGRTLIWNIISQLETIK, encoded by the coding sequence ATGGTAGACGCGGACACAAAGATGAAGCAGATCATCGATGTCCTTGACCAACTGGCAGAGGATACATCGGTCCCTAGAAATATCAGGCGGGGGGCGACCTCGGCCAAAGAAAGACTGCTGCAACAGAAAGAGGCCTTGGATGTAAGGGCAGCCAGCGCTATCTTCATATTGGATGAGCTGGCCAACGACCCCAACATACCCTTGCATGGTCGTACCCTAATCTGGAATATAATCAGCCAATTGGAGACGATAAAATAA
- a CDS encoding Lrp/AsnC family transcriptional regulator, with amino-acid sequence MMSYIGLDGRRCRFLRAEMEVKHMQETDKSDLDEVISNYYGDEQVTALINLKVDTKDADKIAERISGFLPVEDVFLVTGDTDIVAKVKVQTYNQLKRFIIEDLSKIEGVKDTKTLMVVSTFKERGELRFEPGESETTGDA; translated from the coding sequence GTGATGTCCTATATCGGGCTTGATGGGAGGAGATGCCGTTTCCTTAGGGCGGAAATGGAGGTTAAACATATGCAGGAAACTGACAAATCGGATCTGGATGAGGTCATCTCAAACTATTATGGCGATGAGCAGGTCACCGCCCTTATCAATCTCAAGGTCGACACTAAAGATGCCGATAAAATTGCGGAAAGGATCTCCGGTTTCCTGCCAGTGGAGGATGTGTTTCTGGTCACGGGGGATACGGATATAGTGGCCAAAGTTAAGGTTCAGACCTATAACCAGTTGAAAAGATTCATAATCGAAGACCTTTCCAAGATAGAAGGTGTAAAAGATACAAAGACGCTAATGGTGGTGAGCACTTTCAAGGAACGGGGCGAGCTGCGTTTCGAACCAGGCGAGAGCGAGACGACAGGCGATGCCTGA
- a CDS encoding GNAT family N-acetyltransferase: MVVRLAKEDDLRGLERIERSSFRKERFPRALLAFLLCSNAFMTVVDETDGVLTGYASAYLDARESARLVSLAVLPAFRGRGVAKRLMEKVELGCIEKGVREISLEVSISNLIALHLYLRQGYEIAGIIKNYYGAGHDAFYMEKKIYKMENEEPPNPQGL, translated from the coding sequence ATGGTCGTGAGGCTTGCAAAGGAGGACGACCTTCGAGGATTGGAGAGGATTGAGCGCTCCTCATTCCGTAAAGAAAGATTTCCCCGAGCGCTTCTGGCCTTTCTTTTGTGCTCAAACGCCTTCATGACCGTGGTGGATGAGACAGATGGGGTACTAACGGGGTATGCCTCGGCTTATTTGGATGCAAGGGAAAGCGCAAGACTGGTATCCCTTGCCGTTCTTCCCGCATTCAGGGGTAGGGGCGTGGCTAAAAGATTAATGGAGAAAGTAGAGCTGGGATGCATAGAAAAAGGGGTGAGGGAGATATCTCTGGAAGTCTCCATCTCCAACTTGATAGCTTTACACCTTTATTTAAGGCAGGGATATGAAATTGCGGGCATCATAAAAAACTATTATGGCGCGGGCCATGACGCCTTCTACATGGAGAAGAAGATTTATAAAATGGAGAACGAAGAACCCCCAAATCCACAAGGGCTCTAG
- the asnS gene encoding asparagine--tRNA ligase translates to MVPSRKISQIFASPAEGGSETIKGWIYRIRSSGAIVFAVVRDSTGIMQVTVKKGSLPEEEFEAAKSAPVESSVIVSGELREDPRAPGGYEIKATRFKLVSLAQPFPITEYQSEELLLDNRHLWIRSREQAAVMKVKASLLEGAREWLKHNDFIEVTPPVLTQNACEGGVTLFKLKYFDREAYLSQSAQMYLEALIFSLERVYSLTPSFRAEKSRTTRHLTEYWHLELEEAWMDNEENMEVQEGLVAAMVEKARVERPEELRLLGRDPNDLKEVRPPFKRTPYSQAIEKLRSLGFELNFGSDLGAPEERAFTADEKVPVFITNFPKEIKAFYMKEDPQDPRTVKCSDLLAPEGYGEIIGGSERETDLEKLIQRLQQDNIPIEAYQWYLDLRRFGSVPHSGFGLGVERVVRWICKLEHIRDAVPFPRTVARCYP, encoded by the coding sequence ATGGTCCCCTCCAGGAAGATCTCTCAGATTTTCGCCTCCCCTGCAGAGGGAGGCAGTGAGACCATAAAAGGATGGATATACCGCATTCGCAGTAGCGGTGCCATCGTCTTTGCGGTGGTGCGGGACTCAACTGGCATAATGCAGGTGACGGTGAAAAAGGGCTCCCTACCCGAAGAAGAATTCGAAGCGGCGAAATCTGCTCCAGTGGAGTCGTCAGTGATCGTGAGCGGAGAGCTTCGTGAGGATCCTCGAGCTCCAGGTGGTTATGAGATAAAGGCAACCCGCTTTAAGCTGGTATCCTTAGCACAGCCATTTCCCATCACGGAGTATCAGAGCGAAGAGCTTCTGCTGGACAATCGTCATCTCTGGATTAGGTCCAGGGAGCAGGCAGCGGTGATGAAAGTGAAAGCCTCTTTGTTGGAAGGGGCCAGGGAATGGTTGAAGCATAACGATTTCATCGAGGTCACCCCACCCGTTCTAACGCAGAATGCATGCGAGGGCGGGGTGACCCTGTTTAAGCTAAAATACTTCGATCGCGAAGCGTATCTAAGTCAGAGTGCCCAGATGTATTTGGAAGCACTGATATTTTCCTTGGAGCGAGTGTATTCCCTAACCCCTTCTTTCCGGGCCGAGAAATCTAGGACCACGAGGCACCTTACCGAGTACTGGCACCTGGAACTCGAGGAGGCCTGGATGGATAATGAAGAGAACATGGAGGTGCAGGAAGGACTGGTCGCGGCCATGGTGGAAAAGGCGAGGGTCGAGCGTCCTGAGGAATTGAGATTGCTAGGAAGGGATCCGAATGATTTGAAGGAGGTACGCCCACCCTTCAAGCGAACACCTTATTCCCAGGCCATAGAAAAGCTGAGATCCCTCGGCTTCGAGCTTAACTTCGGAAGCGATCTGGGGGCACCTGAGGAAAGGGCTTTCACTGCAGACGAGAAAGTCCCAGTCTTCATCACCAATTTCCCCAAAGAGATAAAGGCCTTCTATATGAAGGAAGATCCTCAAGATCCCAGGACCGTCAAATGTTCCGACCTTTTAGCCCCAGAGGGTTATGGAGAGATAATCGGGGGCTCAGAGAGGGAGACAGACCTGGAAAAACTAATACAAAGGCTTCAACAAGACAACATACCTATCGAGGCCTATCAATGGTACCTGGATCTTAGGAGGTTTGGATCCGTGCCGCATTCAGGCTTTGGCTTGGGCGTGGAGAGGGTCGTGCGGTGGATCTGCAAGCTGGAGCACATCCGTGACGCAGTGCCATTTCCCCGCACCGTAGCTCGCTGCTATCCCTGA